From Nycticebus coucang isolate mNycCou1 chromosome 6, mNycCou1.pri, whole genome shotgun sequence, the proteins below share one genomic window:
- the LOC128587229 gene encoding TATA box-binding protein-associated factor RNA polymerase I subunit D-like gives MMGESGMDSLDNVTLDSSVEIENQSDNSSGSSLFTTQCVPYSPKQRQRSSIRKFVPLSESVQARDSSSDSSDSSIEPVTLKAIFDRYKNRKHKHKKRKYKPTGRKRGRPKGRKNTRSSRTGKKLFNKGPGFPFVELENERKPLPWRKILTNEQAVARGFFNYIEKLKYEHYLKESLKQMDAGEDLEKEDFDSRRYKYLDDDGSISPIEESAAEDEDAAHGEHGECDIKSGADDSFIISSDFPRKINVYLEQNNGTKEAALSKKRATRARSSGQRTPGPEKETGT, from the coding sequence atGATGGGTGAGTCAGGAATGGATTCTCTTGACAACGTGACCTTGGATTCATCTGTGGAAATTGAAAATCAAAGTGATAACTCTTCTGGTAGCAGCTTATTTACAACACAGTGTGTTCCTTACTCACCTAAACAGAGGCAAAGAAGCTCCATTAGAAAATTTGTTCCTTTGTCTGAAAGTGTTCAAGCAAGAGATTCATCAAGTGACTCAAGTGACTCATCTATAGAACCAGTGActttaaaagctatttttgaTAGATATAAGAATAGGAAgcataaacataaaaagaggaaatataaaccaacaggaagaaaaaggggaagaccaaaaggaaggaaaaatacaagaagttcACGAACAGGTAAGAAACTATTTAACAAAGGACCTGGGTTCCCATTTGTGGAAttggagaatgaaagaaaaccattaccttggAGAAAAATTTTAACTAATGAGCAAGCTGTTGCAAGAGGATTTTTCAACTACATTGAAAAACTGAAGTATGAGCACTATCTTAAAGAATCTTTGAAACAAATGGATGCTGGTGAAGATTTAGAAAAGGAAGATTTTGATAGTCGTAGGTACAAGTATTTGGATGATGATGGATCCATTTCTCCTATTGAAGAGTCAGCAGCAGAGGATGAGGATGCAGCGCATGGTGAACATGGTGAATGTGATATCAAGTCGGGAGCAGATGATAGTTTCATAATAAGTTCTGATTTCCCAAGGAAGATCAATGTCTATTTAGAACAAAATAATGGTACTAAAGAAGCTGCTTTGTCTAAAAAGAGAGCTACCAGGGCCAGAAGCAGTGGACAGAGGACACCAGGGCCTGAAAAGGAGACGGGAACATGA
- the LOC128587232 gene encoding 60S ribosomal protein L29-like, which yields MAKSKNHTTHNQSRKWHRNGIKKPRSQRYESLKGVDPKFLRNMRFAKKHNKKGLKKMQANNAKAVSARAEAIKALIKPKEAKTKIPKGASRKLSRLAYIAHPKLGKRARARIAKGRRLCRPKAKAKDQTKAQSAASSAAPASVPAQAPKGAQAPTKAPE from the coding sequence ATGGCCAAGTCCAAGAACCACACCACACACAACCAGTCTCGAAAATGGCACAGAAATGGCATCAAGAAACCCCGATCACAAAGATATGAATCTCTTAAGGGGGTAGATCCCAAGTTCCTGAGGAACATGCGCTTTGCCAAGAAGCACAACAAGAAGGGCCTGAAGAAGATGCAGGCCAACAATGCCAAGGCCGTGAGTGCACGTGCTGAAGCTATAAAGGCCCTTATAAAGCCCAAGGAGGCTAAGACCAAGATTCCAAAGGGTGCCAGCCGTAAACTCAGTCGACTTGCCTACATCGCCCACCCCAAGCTTGGGAAGCGTGCTCGTGCACGCATTGCCAAGGGTCGCAGGCTCTGCCGGCCAAAGGCTAAGGCCAAGGATCAGACAAAGGCCCAATCTGCTGCTTCATCTGCAGCTCCAGCTTCAGTTCCAGCTCAGGCTCCCAAAGGTGCCCAGGCCCCCACGAAGGCTCCAGAGTAG